Proteins encoded together in one Oncorhynchus mykiss isolate Arlee chromosome 7, USDA_OmykA_1.1, whole genome shotgun sequence window:
- the LOC118965232 gene encoding uncharacterized protein LOC118965232 encodes MLLSQVSNFFSLKYTSNNNNITLAIASLTGSHFVYISESVEDTTYVHQKNETTNSTASQSDSFLEWVWPYVYSSAGIVVFVIVVITISMLSLRGCKSACPARKSRKEDQTENQYMAIPMTQQAFPRPNPQSHHRGSIRSHQSQDRLQAQPTPPPDCIYDNAPARGPRRTHPAPGQAAANQVAVPVDTDNTYSNGKEKEEESDIMYAALNHQVKPRAAARPAQPRIEGSEYAAI; translated from the exons ATGTTACTGTCTCAGGTAAGCAATTTCTTTAGTTTGAAATACACGTCAAACAATAACAATATTACATTAGCAATAGCCTCCCTGACCGGGTCCCACTTTGTATACATTTCAGAGAGTGTTGAGGACACCACATATGTGCATCAGAAGAATGAAACAACCA ACAGTACAGCGAGTCAGAGTGACAGCTTCCTGGAGTGGGTGTGGCCTTATGTTTACTCCTCGGCTGGGATTGTGGTGTTTGTCATCGTGGTGATAACCATATCCATGCTCTCATTGCGTGGTTGTAAAA GTGCCTGTCCGGCCAGGAAGTCAAGGAAAGAGGACCAAACAGAGAACCAG TATATGGCTATACCAATGACCCAGCAAGCATTCCCACGACCCAACCCACAATCCCACCACAGAGGAAGCATCCGATCCCACCAATCCCAGGACCGGCTCCAAGCCCAGCCCACCCCACCGCCGGACTGTATCTATGACAACGCACCTGCCAGGGGCCCACGTCGCACTCATCCGGCACCCGGCCAAGCTGCAGCCAATCAGGTAGCTGTCCCGGTGGACACGGACAATACCTATAGCAacgggaaggagaaagaggaagagagtgatATCATGTACGCAGCGCTAAACCATCAGGTAAAGCCTCGGGCCGCTGCGCGCCCTGCACAGCCTCGGATAGAGGGCTCAGAGTACGCAGCCATATGA